In the Arachis stenosperma cultivar V10309 chromosome 8, arast.V10309.gnm1.PFL2, whole genome shotgun sequence genome, AAAAAAACTTACTAACCAACAAATAGAAATTACAATTGaaatacaataaaatagaaGACCAGAATTAATTTAAGTTTTAGATTATTTATTTCTTATACTAACCAACAAACAGAAATTGAGCAGAGGAACGAAGAATGAAGAAGATTAGCAGAGAAAGTTCAGAGAAGATGAACATTGAAGACAACGACTCACCCACCTGAGTTCGATGGAGGGCTATTGGGCTGGGAGCCTGGGAATGCTTCAGTTCAGAGTTCAGAGGGCTGGGAACCAGGTGACGATGAAGGGCTACTGGTGCTGAGGACCAGGCGACGGCGGTGGCGCTGACGACCTGAGACCGCAGCGACGATGGAGGGCTACTGGGCTGGGAGCCTGGGAATGCTTCAGTTCAAAGGAGGAGGGCTAGGGTTCACTGTGAGACTGAGAAGTGAGATGAACGAATGGGGCTCGTGGGAAGAAGGGGGTTGGGTTCGCGAGTGGGTCGTGGGTCGGTTCgggttttatattttttaacaattgcaAAAACGGCGCCGTTTAGAAGAACCGGTCGGTCACTGGTCCGGCCCAACCGGCCAGTTTTTGGCCGGTTCACCAATTTTCAAGCGGTTTTTTGTCTGGGGGTTATTAGAAGAAGACCGGACCGCTTGCATCGCCGGTTCGTGGTTAAATcggtcgaaccggccggtccgatccggttttcagaaccttgatgGCATGTTCCCCCTTGAGTAAGCTTCTCCTTTTGGCTTTAAAACATCAAAAGTTGGGCCAAAAAGACTCCCAAAACTCGCAGCACGTAATTTCTTAAATAAGGCACGTGCTCGAACTCATGCGTACGTACCATGTGTGTGTATGCACACTTGTCACTTTTTCACTTGTACGTACGCACACTAGCTAATTCTTcacacctgtgcgtacgcacacatctCAATGTTCTTCTCCTttgtttttttatgaattttttcaCTTTGCACTATAAATTTCTCCTATTTTCCGATTTAGAACAttatctctttctttctcttttcttccttccTCTCTCTCCTTTCCCTTCCACATTTTTTTCTCCCCTCCCTTGCTTCTATTTCTAAGTGTATGTAATAATAGTTTCAATGAGGAGATTAGTGACAATCGAATACTATCTATCAAGTGTCATGAACTATGAAACTATCTACTTCCATGATAATATTATCACATAATATTACGTTGTCTATCTTTTAATTGCGgcaaatattattatattttacaaaaagaaaaagtctaGGGGTCAGCAAATTTTATGGTTTTTAGCTATCAATTAGCcattaatgatatttttaatggtATGAGATTGCATCTAATGATGTAGAATTATTCAATTTtcttttgatggttaagtgCTAGCCGAAATTTAACAAAAGTGCTGACCCCTTAGCACTCTTCTTacgaaaaataaagaatacaaCGCTTTAAACTCTaacatataaattttaaattttaaattttaaattctaaattctaattttaagttgttaatataaaatataataaattaaaaattaaaaagtttgtTTAATTAGAAAAGAATGTATATTTTTTACTTACTAAAAAGTGtttaaagataaatatttaattattagttgtATTAAATGTGTGTTCttttaattagaaatttaattcTGTACATTTTACTGTTATAAATGTGTcatctattaaaaaaaaaaaacaaaataattaataagtGATTACATATTAATAAATGCTTATACATAAATAAGGTATAACACTTAATATCGGCAGCCTTCTAGTAACTTCTAGATCCTTGAGGATATATAAACCCCACTAGTCTGTTTGTGATCATTCTTCTCCCAACAAAGTAGAAGCTTGCAAGGAAAAAGCACATGAAAACACAGAGAAATAGCAGCCACACTTGTGGGAAGATAATTTTGATGAGATTttgttattatataatatatatatatttatatttaaattgatttatatatgtatatgagGGAAGGGTGATTGTTTGAGGTCCTACCAACCGACCCTAAAGTCCTCCCAATATTTGGAGTGGGAGGAAGTGTCCACAAatgaacaaaacaaaacaaacaaaccAAACACAACAAGCAGATGCATTTATTAGAACTTACATAGATTTGTTGCCAAAATCACTATTGCAATAAAAATCATAATACTTCTCATCAATTCCAAATTTGGGGTCCAAATCACAATATGGACCTCTTTTTCtactaattgtaaaaaaaataagaataaagaaagaaaattctTGGTGTGCAATTCTAAATATGAAAATTTGATATTCTAAAAGTTTATGGGTTTTTTTTAATGTAGTTACTATATACTCAAGGTAAAAAGCTCTTAATTAATAAAGATACAAAGAGTATTGAAATTaagttaattaaattataatagtAATCCTTTTTTCTTAATACTAACAATAATGAAATTTAAACCTAAAATTTTATACATACTATCTAATATTTTGTTACTTAACCTTTCCTAGTGTCTTTCTAatacttaatttaattttcatctattattattattattattattattattattattattattattattattattattattattattattattattaaaacttTTCTAACATACATATTCatacatttttaatttatgttataatttaaaaaaataaatgtttaaaataataattaatatcatattaataaaaaaagagagcaAAACATGAGTgagaaaaaaaaacagaagaaaatccTAAATATCCTAATCATCTTCATAGTTCATACATTGGTATAGCTTAAAGCTTTACAGAGATATTTCCTCCAATTATTCAAAGTGTAATAATTACACTTAAGAGAAAAAGAATGGGTTTTCCTCCGtattaatttatcataaaataatttagaaaagacataataataaaaagataattattaaataatattaaataaaaaatttgtactctatagaaaaaataatagaatagtttttaactttttattcaACATGGTATCCAATTGATTAACAGCCACACACTCTAAACTAGTAACTAATTAACCAATAATGATTGCTGCTTAAATTAAGAAGCACTTTTCTCTGAGACGTGCATGGACGTTGCTGgattaagaaattaataattaaaattttgaatcacCACATTGGACATGCCCATCATCAAAATAGAAAGTCTTAGGTTCTGATCATATATTAAAGTAATTAGacttatatttaaatatagttGTTTACCATCTCCAAAGACCAAAATTTACATTAATAATCAAACAAGATCTCATTCTAGCTTCCATAATCACATTGGCTTAGTCTTTGTCACATAAATTATATAACTTTTCTACATTAGGAAATGCCACGCTTTTTATCTGTAATAATAAACAAAGAGTCCCATTATTTTAATACATgccttttttattattatttaataatcaCAACATGGATGGTATTAATCTTTTAAAATGCCAAATATGGCCCcacaagttattaattttactatattctctctcttctctttgtTCCTCGTTGAGGCTAAGGTTGTGCCACGTCCTTGTTTAGAACAACATGAAGATAACATAACAGTAACCAAATAAGATACAGAAAGTTGAAACTTTAGAAACTATGACTAAGTATAGAAAAATGTTGAAACTGTGCTTTGTTTGAATTTTGACGtaatttgtttagtttttaattaaaaagttgtgctttttttctttttaattatttgttttggCTAATATGTGGGTGTGGTGTTATTTGTTTTGTACTCTTctttgagattttttttttttttaattgggttgcttttttatgtttttcaattttgatatatttcgacaaaattaaaaattggttAGAATTTATGAGGCTGTGGAGAACCAGAACCAATGTGTGTGGGTCTCTATGGAACTCGAAACTTTTTTTGTTTGTGTGGTTCTGTTCTGAGGTTGGCCTAAGCTGAAACAGAAGATCCTCTTCCATGGTGAAAAACTGGTAcacttctctttctctctctcttctttctctctagcTGCTTCCTTTTGGTAGCTGTATCTATCTGTTTGTCTTGTTACTCTAATGGGTGGTTGATAATTCTGATCAATTTGGATAAAGTTTGGTGCTATTTTGGAGGGTCcatgtttgtttgtttttaattttaatattattttccaTTTTGTTGGAATTGTCTCCTGAAGTTGATATACTTCTGTAGAAGGTTTAGTTTATTTTTGTTTGGTCTTCctgaatttttattattttctctaCTAGAAAGAATTTGCATTAGATTTTAAGCTTTTGATTTAAATGGGATTAAACTGCATGGTGGGAAATTTTGGTAAATTCTTTGTTGCTAGCTTTGACATGAAGTTGTGATCTTGTTTGTTAAGTGCAGAAAAGCTGAGAGTTTGATGTTTCATGTTGAGTGGTGAAATGAATTTGAGTTGAGAAATGGTGGTTGTGGAGCTGCAAGagtttaaaagaattttgaggGTTACTGTTTTTGTTGGATGTGTTGTTGTTCTTGGTGTACATGCATCTCTAACTGGATAAAGATGGAAGGTTCTTCAGGTTCTGCCTGGCAGAAATCTGATAGCTCGAGGACGTTGAATAGTTCCGGAGTCTCTGATAGGAACCAAAGGCATCGTTGTCCTGAAAGAAATCGCTTATCTGGTGAGGCTTCGCACGATTCAAGCTTAAAGAAGGAAAGGGACAGGGTTCTTTTGGCACAAGGTGATCACAATAAGAATCTGGGTGGGTTTTCGGGGTTTTGTGATGACGAATTAGGGGCAGACCCTTTTGTTTGCTCTATAGAATGGGGTGATATTAGCCTGAGGCAATGGTTAGATAAACCGGATCGATCCGTAGATGTCTTTGAATGTTTGCACATATTTAGGCAAATAGTAGAAATTGTTAACTTAGCACATTCTCAAGGAGTTGTAGTTCATAATGTCAGGCCTTCCTGCTTTGTCATGTCGTCTTTCAACCACATCTCATTTATTGAATCTGCGTCTTGTTCGGATTCTGGATCAGATTCTTTAGGAGATGGATTGAATGGCCAAGGTGTTGAGGTTAAAACTCCAATGTCTCTTTGCCCCCACGACATGCATCAGCGGAGTTTAGGAAGTGAAGATTTTGTGCCTGTCAAACCCTCAACAACTGCTTTGTCAGATTCTAGTTGCATGCTGTCGAGTGCAGTGTATGCAGCTCGTGCCTCGTTAATAGAAGAaacagaagaaaataaaatgaaggATAGGAGAAAGGCCGAAGAAGTAGAAGGAAAGAAGCAATCATTTCCAATGAAACAGATACTATTGATGGAGATGAGTTGGTATACTAGTCCCGAAGAGGCTTCGGGCACTCCTAGTTCCTGTGCTTCAGATGTTTACCGGTTGGGGGTTCTCCTTTTTGAGGTTCATAACAAATTgtattaactttttttattattattattttgctAACTTtatacaactttattttttatgtattctCACTTGATTTTCCGAATTTTGACCAGCTATTCTGTCCACTGAGCTCAAGAGAAGAGAAGAGTAGAACCATGTCTAGCCTTCGACACAGAGTTCTTCCTCCGCAGTTACTTCTAAAGTGGCCTAAAGAAGCCTCCTTTTGCTTATTGTTACTACATCCTGAGCCTAGCAGTCGTccaacattggggtaatttattttcattgtaCGGCTCGTACATTATCAATATCTAACATGTTTGTGAATGTCTCAATTATCTAGTACTTTAGAGGCATGTTTACTTTcaagtatatataatatattattttacatTTTGGTTATTAGATTATTTAAGCTAGGCTTTTGGTCTACATATCCCCTGGTTTCCGAGGCTGTTATGAACTAACTATTTGATACACTAATCAGATTGATACAGTATTTAATATATGATATCAATCTCAGATTCATGTAATAAATTTTGCATAGTGTTGCTTTGTTGGATTATATTAGTTATGTTAAGAAACTCTGTATATGCTATTTATGTTTTTGTTCAGGGTGAAGTATAATTATTAAAACATTTGCCGAAACCTATATTGTAACATTTGATATAATAGAAATGATATTTTGACAGGACAAGAAGTTGCCTACAATGGGAAAATGTTTACTTACTAAAATCATACTGCCTTCATTTTTTGCCTAGTTCTTTGTTAAGATTTATGGATCACAAGACCAAGTACTATACTTTGCTACATACTTTTGATAGCAAAGAATCGGTTTTCTGTAATATCAAcatagttaatttttaaatcatttgTTTTCTTGTGTGACAGGGAGTTGCTGCAGAGCGATTTCCTCAATGAACAGAGAGATGACATGGAAGAACGTGAAGCGGCAATAGAACTTCGACACAGAATAGAGGATCAGGACTTGTTACTAGAATTCCTTTTGTTAATTCAACAAAGAAAACGGGAAGTAGCTGAGAAGTTGCAACACACTATCTCATTTCTGTGTTCGGATATTGAAGAAGTTGCCAAGAAGCAAGGCAGACTTAAAGAGATTACCGGAGCCGAACTAGGGTGTGATGATCATTCGACATCAAGTTTCCCATCCATGACTGTTGTTGATAGTGAGGATTCTGCTTGCACGGGGACCAGAAAACGATTTAGACCAGGGATGCATGTTAGAAACATGGAGCAATATGATGATAACATAGTTGATGATCAGAAAAATCAGGGAAGTTATCTTTCGAAAAGCTCACGGCTGATGAGGAACTTTAAGAAACTAGAATCGGCATACTTCTTAACACGTTGCCGACCATCGTTGGCGAGACCAGTGGCTAGACATTTGCCTTTAGCAAACGATGGTAGAGGTTCTGTTGTTGTGTCTGAAAGAAGTTGTGTCAACAATTTAGCATCAAAAGAGCAATGCAGGGAGGGTTCGAGTGCTTGGATAAATCCTTTCCTTGAGGGTTTATGCAAGTACTTATCTTTCAGTAAGCTAAAGGTTAAGGCTGACCTTAAGCAAGGAGATCTTTTGCATTCTTCCAACCTAGTATGCTCACTCAGCTTCGATCGTGATGGAGAATTTTTCGCTACTGCTGGCGTGAATAAGAAAATCAAAGTGTTTGAATGTGATGCAATCATAAATGAGGATCGTGATATCCACTATCCGGTGGTGGAGATGGCTAGTAGGTCAAAGTTGAGCAGCATATCTTGGAATACTTACATCAAAAGTCAAATTGCTTCGAGTAACTTCGAAGGGGTTGTACAGGTAGCTCAAATGTAATTGCTTAGTTGTGTATGGTTCAGAGGATCAAGTGAGGAGTAAATTTTagtaacttttaattttaacacAAGCATCCTAAGTTAACACAGGGTCCGGGGAAAGGCCGCACCCAAAGGGTGTAATGTACGCAGCCTAACCTGATAATTATGTCAGTGGTTGTTTCTCCAGTTTGAACCTGTGACCTTGAGGTTACACGGAAACAACTCAACTGTTGCTCCAAGACTTCCCTTCGTATCATGTTGCATAATGTATAATTATAATTCACTCCCCTCACTATTTCATCCCTTATGTAACGATATCTTTATTTGTTGTATTATTCAGTTATGGGATGTGACAAGAAGTCAAGTACTGTCCGAAATGCGGGAGCATGAGCGGCGGGTGTGGTCGATCGATTTCTCATCAGCAGACCCGACAATGTTGGCAAGTGGGAGCGATGACGGTTCTGTCAAGCTATGGAGTATCAATCAGGCAATTCCATTCTTGCACTTGGTGGAATGTCAGCTTTGAAAACTAAACGTACTGCAATCATCTATTGcatgttttattatttaatgCTGGGTGTATGATGAGTTGTTTCTCTCACCTTTGCTGTTACTGCAGGGAGTTAGTATCGGTACCATCAAGACGAAGGCGAATGTGTGCTGCGTTCAGTTCCCTCTGGATTCAGCTCGCTTCCTCGCATTTGGTTCGGCAGATCACCGGATATACTACTATGATCTTCGCAACTTGAAAGTGCCACTTTGTACATTGATTGGACATAGTAAGACTGTGAGCTACATCAAGTTTGTAGACAATGTGACACTTGCCTCTGCATCCACGGATAACACACTTAAGCTTTGGGATTTGTCTACATGCGCGTCTCGAGTCATCGACTCGCCTGTTCAATCATTCACCGGTCATATGAATGTTAAGGTATGTTCATTGATAAGACTAACTGTATTCCCTCTTGAGTTCATATGTTATCTTGCTGAAGTATCTTTCCTTGTTGCAGAACTTTGTGGGGTTATCAGTTTCCGACGGTTATATAGCCACCGGTTCAGAGACAAATGAGGTATTCCATATGTCCTTTTCAATCCCTTTTCGTATTAATCAAGTCAACAGTTCTCGACtaggtggaaactcaggtgcagtcgacttcacgtaaagttgatacctgagagtcgttagataatttgactgatttgactaaattttcatctaacggctctcaagtatcaacttcacgtgaagtcgactgtaCCTGAATTTTCACCTCTCGACTAACATAATAAGTACACAAAACATTTCTCTTTCGTATTGGTTTATGCGGTACTACTAAAATTAAATCTTGTGTGTTGACTTAGGTGTTCATATACCACAAGGCCTTTCCCATGCCAGCCTTATCATTCAAGTTTCAGAACACCGACCCCCTTTCCGGCCATGAAGTCGAAGATGCCACACAGTTTGTCTCTTCGGTATGTTGGCGCGGCCAGTCCTCCACCTTACTCGCGGCGAATTCGACTGGGAATGTCAAGATTCTGGAGATGGTTTGAGTTATGCATCCACTCAGCAAGAAAGATACAACACAAGACTTGTTCAACAAGTATATGCTACATATAGACGAGTATACAAATTCCTTGTAAGTTGTAACACAACAAAATTTTTGCTTTAGATCATAGCGGAACAAGTTAAAAAGTGAAGAGTGAGATGTCAAGATTGATCTCATTTTAtgaaggaaagaagaaaaaatgtcATGTAGATAATTATATATTGGAAAAATGAAaggggaaaaaagaaaaaggaaaaaaaatctaTATAAGATTTTATACATTCCTGCATGGAAGCTACTCCATTTGTGTAGGGTTCAATTTGTTATATGAATATCATGTTTATaggaaaatcaaataagaagaTGAACGAATTGGAGAGAtccattttttaattttatttcctttgttttcttcactTGAATTGGTCTTAAAGACTTTGACCTAAGACATTTTAAACTTTTGAGTTTTGATCTGGGGGATTTTACTCGATCAATAGTGTTAGTTgaacaaatattttttcaacTACATTTCTAATTAAATTTCCTGTTTCAAGCTTTTCCCTCTTTCTGTATTgcattttcatatatttttttccttttcctctttctcttccaaaatttgtgtattattttgttataatgtttttttttttcaaaagaaaatgaaaatgaataGAATAGGTATAGATCACATACTCAAATGGAAGGAATGGTATTGAAACATAATTGTAAGAAAAATTAGTTGCATTTTCCAAAAGCATATAggctttttttttaaagtattaaGCCTGGCCTGTTATTCAGTCTGGCCTGACCTGAATCCTGTTAAAAggtttgataatttttttttacaaaaataaaaatattatttaaaaaaattattttttaataaacatatttatttgtaatatgtcatatttaatatttataagaatctttaaactttaaaatatttaaaatatacaaaactatttataattaaatataataaatttgaaatatcttataattttattaataataaaaaattatttatatatgtaattatgtaCTAACAGGTCCAGGCAGGCCTGACAAGTCAATAAGACTAATTAGTAAGCTTGGGTCTGGCctattaatataataaagtTTTTATAGGAGTCTGGACTTGTACCTATTTTATAACAGGTCAGGTTAGGCCATGCCAAACACAGGCCAGACTGCAGGTCCCTGGCAGGACGTCTTGCCTTTTTCCACCCCTATGTATCACTAGTAACCACATAAAGCCAGCATGCAGAGGAGCGATATCAGACAACTAATATGGATTATTGTATAGCATTATTGGAAGAAATTTATGTCCATGCGAAACTATGGAACATATAGCTAATCAATACGGACCGTTTCTTCTTTGCTGTTTCCAGCAACATATTACATGTACCATGGCTGTATAGTGCATACTTAGGAGCTTCAATTTATCTCAAAATTGTAATGTATCTTCCTTGTTCTATATAACAATACAAGCAAAAAATACCTTTTCAAACACCCTAATAAAAATGTGCAATTTTGCCTTAAAGTAGGATATCAGGCATGAAGAACAGAAAAGTAGAAAACCACCAAACTCATCATTGCTCCTATGAGAAAAGCTATACTCATCATGAACAGATTAAATGCAAAATGCTTTTCAGAGATGTTTAagtttaaaaatcaaaattactATCTCAGATAGATGTAAGAGCAGTTTTCGTTTTCCATGCAAAACGCttgtttttttcattttcactaccaaaaattatctttttaattattataatttaaaactcATACTTATAAAATTCATATAAACTTATCTTTACTTAacaaattatataattatatatataagaatttttaaaataataataattattagttaaaaaccaaatacaaaaaaattaatttttaaaattttaaattaattatgttacgtctatatacacaaaaaatttattaacaaattatttatttatatattaaaatatattaaaaataagtaaaacatcacatatatttataaaatacattaggattaatttaatgatttttctgtgtacatataatttatattaattaaacaaTCCTAAATTTAATTCTTAACTAAATAAAATTCTGATACATCAATACTACATATGCTTAGAAAAATTATGGTTtagcttttttatttattgaattaaaaatacaccaaattattttaaatgatTTAAAACTTTCCTACATGGTAAGTTAGTTTATCAATTTATAATATGTgtattagtttaaatttatttatataaaaaaatcaaattttaatatataaaatactaGTTTACTTACAATTAACAATGGTCAAATCTTAAAAGGTAATCCAAAatctataaaattaaataaatgaaataaGCTAAACTAAATAGtacattttttaatatattcatTCTCTCTTTACAACAAATAACTCAAATTATAAGTATTTATTCTATCTCTCAAGCATACTATGTCTATTGTTCTTTTTCTCTGATgcaatagtttttttttttaatcaaagaTGGAGAAATTCGAATCTGCAACTTCTAAATCAGATTGGAAAGATTATGTCATTTGAACTCTAAATCGTTGACTCGAATGCAATAGTTAGTAcaagataaattttcaaaaattataataagtttatttttatgtatgGCATTTTGTATATACATGAGCgatcttgaaaaaaaaagttagacacttttttattttaaaccaaactaaaactaaaaaacaTGGATTCTAATAAATTgctttatatattaaaaaaatagtttcaaTTCAGTAGTTTTAAATACAATTTCATacattaataatttatttaaatgggCTTCACAGATTGTATTAATTAATAtctttattgttattttatctttttgtttgttactctttaaaatttcttttttgtattattattatgggATGTCAACATATCGCAATATAttgtctttttaaaataaaaaataaattatatttacaTCAATTATGGAGTGTAATACTTATATCTATAGATGAAAGTCTATTAGTTTGATGAGCTTACAGTGTGGCAAATTTTGATTCCTTTAATGTTTTTACGTTACAGTGCAATTGCATAGTTAGAAGAGTTGTATAAAGTTATTCAATTTGAGTGGGTGGGCCTttatgaaaaaagaaagaatattctACCTAAAAAAATACTGAAATATTCTAAgaatatgtaaataaaaaatatttaaaaaataatgaaaaattagTCTAAAATAGTTCAAAGTTACTatccttatatttttttttaattattgtttatcttattttgtattttttaattattattgaaatcattaaataatattagatGTAATAAGTGGTTAATTATAGATATTATATACCTAAAATTATAAAcgttaaattaaataaaataattttggattatgtttttTTAACATTGTTGATGTAAATATAAGCAACTTTTAATATTAACTAGGGATCTAAAAGTTtttataaacttttaaaatgtaaagatgtaattaaaaatttagtaaaattatataaaattttggagtaattaaacctaaaaattaaaattgaaaattgaatttagacccttggttttttttttctttttaggtAATTTAGTTCACTAATATTAGCCGACTCCTGTGAAATCTAACTATGTTAGCCACTTTTTGTCAAATGCTATTGGCCCTTTCATAGTTTATGGAAGATTAGAGTATTAAATCTTACAAGTTACAACCCAAATGCCTTTGTGCATGCTAAGCAAAATGactaaaaataaagtaaaacaCAAAAAATCTTTCGAAGTCTATTTATGAATTTCAATATGAAAAAACTATCATTTTTGTATATGAATATTTAAAACACTTGTAAAATTACCTATATAAAAAATGAGTTTCGTACGACAAAATTATTCAATTGCATTACTAGAAAGCTTGGTGAG is a window encoding:
- the LOC130944860 gene encoding protein SPA1-RELATED 3 isoform X1; translated protein: MCCCSWCTCISNWIKMEGSSGSAWQKSDSSRTLNSSGVSDRNQRHRCPERNRLSGEASHDSSLKKERDRVLLAQGDHNKNLGGFSGFCDDELGADPFVCSIEWGDISLRQWLDKPDRSVDVFECLHIFRQIVEIVNLAHSQGVVVHNVRPSCFVMSSFNHISFIESASCSDSGSDSLGDGLNGQGVEVKTPMSLCPHDMHQRSLGSEDFVPVKPSTTALSDSSCMLSSAVYAARASLIEETEENKMKDRRKAEEVEGKKQSFPMKQILLMEMSWYTSPEEASGTPSSCASDVYRLGVLLFELFCPLSSREEKSRTMSSLRHRVLPPQLLLKWPKEASFCLLLLHPEPSSRPTLGELLQSDFLNEQRDDMEEREAAIELRHRIEDQDLLLEFLLLIQQRKREVAEKLQHTISFLCSDIEEVAKKQGRLKEITGAELGCDDHSTSSFPSMTVVDSEDSACTGTRKRFRPGMHVRNMEQYDDNIVDDQKNQGSYLSKSSRLMRNFKKLESAYFLTRCRPSLARPVARHLPLANDGRGSVVVSERSCVNNLASKEQCREGSSAWINPFLEGLCKYLSFSKLKVKADLKQGDLLHSSNLVCSLSFDRDGEFFATAGVNKKIKVFECDAIINEDRDIHYPVVEMASRSKLSSISWNTYIKSQIASSNFEGVVQLWDVTRSQVLSEMREHERRVWSIDFSSADPTMLASGSDDGSVKLWSINQGVSIGTIKTKANVCCVQFPLDSARFLAFGSADHRIYYYDLRNLKVPLCTLIGHSKTVSYIKFVDNVTLASASTDNTLKLWDLSTCASRVIDSPVQSFTGHMNVKNFVGLSVSDGYIATGSETNEVFIYHKAFPMPALSFKFQNTDPLSGHEVEDATQFVSSVCWRGQSSTLLAANSTGNVKILEMV
- the LOC130944860 gene encoding protein SPA1-RELATED 3 isoform X2, translating into MCCCSWCTCISNWIKMEGSSGSAWQKSDSSRTLNSSGVSDRNQRHRCPERNRLSGEASHDSSLKKERDRVLLAQGDHNKNLGGFSGFCDDELGADPFVCSIEWGDISLRQWLDKPDRSVDVFECLHIFRQIVEIVNLAHSQGVVVHNVRPSCFVMSSFNHISFIESASCSDSGSDSLGDGLNGQGVEVKTPMSLCPHDMHQRSLGSEDFVPVKPSTTALSDSSCMLSSAVYAARASLIEETEENKMKDRRKAEEVEGKKQSFPMKQILLMEMSWYTSPEEASGTPSSCASDVYRLGVLLFELFCPLSSREEKSRTMSSLRHRVLPPQLLLKWPKEASFCLLLLHPEPSSRPTLGELLQSDFLNEQRDDMEEREAAIELRHRIEDQDLLLEFLLLIQQRKREVAEKLQHTISFLCSDIEEVAKKQGRLKEITGAELGCDDHSTSSFPSMTVVDSEDSACTGTRKRFRPGMHVRNMEQYDDNIVDDQKNQGSYLSKSSRLMRNFKKLESAYFLTRCRPSLARPVARHLPLANDGRGSVVVSERSCVNNLASKEQCREGSSAWINPFLEGLCKYLSFSKLKVKADLKQGDLLHSSNLVCSLSFDRDGEFFATAGVNKKIKVFECDAIINEDRDIHYPVVEMASRSKLSSISWNTYIKSQIASSNFEGVVQLWDVTRSQVLSEMREHERRVWSIDFSSADPTMLASGSDDGSVKLWSINQAIPFLHLVECQL